The following are encoded together in the Panicum virgatum strain AP13 chromosome 6K, P.virgatum_v5, whole genome shotgun sequence genome:
- the LOC120713350 gene encoding uncharacterized protein LOC120713350, with product MDRPWVHSKLFSPEHIDGVKEFMSFIREKFSDKVEILCPCGRCLNQKYQCQAIVKKHILINGMDSSYTRWIHHGENSDEDVINDPIDVHDIDMTDDDNYGVDPLEAVLGDLNTAEEQTRHDGENLEADAEPDKQDSFFKIAMREAKRQLYPGCTKFSRFSFVVKLLHMKSLYRISNSAFSAVMKLLTEAFPEWNTLPKSYNEAKSLLKELGLGYESIHVCSNNCALFRKKYAKLDNCHVCGLSRWKDPERKKIPKKKDQDEEAEKEHDAFELFQMCHFSKKKGYTPAVQSVITEMDTQLAAQPTEGEQPKSVLQVVANVLERNNKKSVFLQYVGMQTKQPRLSAQLEAEKRENAELRLIVSNQREQMEGLSKKQAELEAKLDLALGAVLELLLPLLLESNCYLYVLQVLLVWRNLNAQPGCCLVLSPQTFAVFGFLS from the exons ATGGATCGACCTTGGGTGCATAGCAAATTGTTTTCTCCCGAGCACATTGATGGTGTGAAAGAATTTATGAGCTTCATTCGTGAAAAATTCAGTGATAAGGTTGAGATTCTGTGCCCATGTGGTAGATGCCTTAATCAGAAGTATCAATGTCAAGCTATAGTGAAGAAGCACATATTGATTAATGGAATGGACAGTAGTTATACTCGATGGATTCATCATGGAGAGAACTCGGATGAAGATGTTATTAATGATCCTATTGATGTTCATGACATAGATATGACAGATGATGACAACTATGGTGTTGATCCTTTAGAAGCAGTTTTAGGCGACCTAAACACTGCTGAAGAACAAACAAGACATGATGGAGAAAATCTGGAAGCTGATGCAGAACCTGataaacaagattcatttttcaaAATAGCCATGAGAGAGGCAAAGCGTCAACTTTATCCTGGTTGTACAAAATTCTCAAGGTTCTCTTTTGTGGTAAAGCTGCTTCATATGAAGTCATTATATAGGATAAGCAATTCTGCTTTTTCTGCAGTAATGAAGCTATTGACTGAAGCATTCCCGGAATGGAATACACTCCCAAAATCATATAATGAAGCAAAGAGTCTTCTAAAGGAATTAGGCCTTGGATATGAATCAATACATGTGTGCTCCAATAATTGTGCGCTATTCAGGAAGAAATATGCCAAGCTTGACAATTGTCATGTTTGTGGTCTGTCAAGATGGAAGGACCCAGAAAGGAAGAAGATACCAAAAAAA AAAGATCAGGACGAGGAAGCGGAAAAAGAACACGATGCATTTGAATTGTTCCAAATGTGCCACTTCAGCAAGAAAAAGGGCTACACACCTGCTGTACAATCAGTTATT ACTGAAATGGACACCCAACTGGCTGCACAACCAACAGAAGGTGAACAACCCAAGTCTGTGCTTCAGGTTGTAGCTAATGTGCTTGAGCGCAACAACAAGAAGAGCGTGTTCCTTCAGTATGTGGGGATGCAGACTAAGCAACCAAGGTTGAGTGCACAACTAGAAGCAGAGAAGAGGGAAAATGCTGAGCTTCGATTGATTGTCAGCAACCAGCGTGAACAAATGGAAGGCTTGAGCAAGAAGCAAGCTGAATTGGAGGCTAAACTAGACCTTGCTTTGG GTGCTGTTCTGGAACTTTTGCTGCCTTTGCTCCTAGAATCAAACTGCTACCTATATGTGCTGCAGGTCTTGCTGGTGTGGAGGAACCTGAATGCACAACCTGGTTGCTGCTTGGTGCTCAGTCCTCAGACTTTTGCTGTTTTTGGGTTTCTGTCATGA